From one Marinobacter sp. LV10MA510-1 genomic stretch:
- a CDS encoding Mu transposase C-terminal domain-containing protein produces MLLNQVFSDPDTNRRHRVVLEHLSNLMLIDIDSEKAWPFPISEEEFHAAGYESISDPYPLVSIEEGSVGAARRDDAWSTISPLLGDYALMFIKSERNRLIGQLLISTDKPRLYITRQLRRYWQRGMAPNALAPDYYKCGAAGQPRREIENKVGRKRTVSLGVGVPVTEEVAELFRMVLDGFYLTNEKVPLTAAKDKAVGLFKARYPTATESAVPTLKQFRYFFQTNYQNSVVMRKRTPARIYEKDIRALTSTSANLNFGPGARYEIDATIGDLYLVAEDDPNVIIGRPVLYFVKDVFSRMVVGMYVGLENPSWVAAMLALSNSFSDKTAYCREYGVNIRTEDWPSIGIPAGMMADRGELLYRQADVLVNRFGVQLSNSRAYRGDDKAICERFFNTIQSQFRPYVGGVVEPVNGKKRIGKRYELDAVLNLSEFTKMLINLVVVYNTQHVIEGYDLAPDMPVDLPSIPLDLWNWGIQNRTGKLRLCDESLARINLLPYENGTVSQVGITLKGLVYTCREAITAGWFDRIRQNRPSKVEVAFDPRRTNTVYLRPDKTFENYWVCELSDRSRKFRDMSFMEAAGVLKAMGRTKATARQAEEYRKPDSLADVEQIVATAKKRQKINKSSASDSARLRGIRDNRVTEKETERDQSAIRNNNQVKRDRPADVVPFRSQKTPSNEGIDYPDLDAFLEDDDD; encoded by the coding sequence ATGCTTCTTAATCAAGTTTTCAGCGATCCCGATACAAATAGACGTCACAGAGTCGTTCTTGAGCATCTAAGTAACTTAATGCTGATCGATATAGATAGCGAGAAAGCCTGGCCTTTCCCAATCTCAGAAGAAGAATTCCACGCAGCTGGATATGAATCTATCTCTGACCCATACCCTTTGGTCAGTATCGAAGAGGGCAGCGTTGGCGCTGCAAGACGGGACGACGCGTGGAGTACCATCAGCCCTTTACTTGGCGATTACGCGCTGATGTTCATCAAGAGTGAGCGTAATCGGCTGATAGGCCAGCTCCTAATATCTACTGATAAGCCGAGGCTTTACATCACTCGCCAACTTCGGCGTTATTGGCAGAGGGGAATGGCACCAAATGCTTTAGCGCCGGACTACTATAAATGCGGAGCCGCTGGGCAGCCAAGGCGCGAAATTGAAAACAAAGTTGGGCGAAAGCGAACGGTTTCCCTAGGGGTAGGTGTACCAGTAACAGAGGAGGTAGCGGAGCTGTTTCGCATGGTGCTCGATGGCTTTTATCTGACCAATGAAAAGGTGCCGCTGACCGCGGCGAAGGATAAAGCTGTTGGCCTCTTTAAAGCACGATATCCCACTGCCACAGAATCGGCGGTGCCCACACTGAAGCAGTTTCGGTATTTCTTTCAGACTAATTATCAGAATAGCGTAGTCATGCGGAAGCGAACTCCTGCACGAATTTACGAAAAAGATATACGAGCGTTGACAAGCACGTCAGCGAATCTGAATTTTGGCCCCGGAGCACGATACGAGATCGATGCGACGATCGGCGATCTTTATCTCGTGGCCGAAGATGATCCTAACGTCATCATCGGTCGACCCGTTTTGTACTTCGTCAAAGACGTGTTTAGTCGAATGGTGGTTGGCATGTACGTGGGCCTGGAAAACCCCTCTTGGGTGGCCGCAATGCTGGCGTTGAGTAATTCCTTTAGTGACAAAACGGCCTATTGCCGGGAATACGGAGTGAATATCCGAACGGAAGATTGGCCCAGTATCGGCATTCCTGCGGGGATGATGGCCGATAGGGGCGAACTTCTATACCGCCAAGCCGATGTGCTGGTTAACAGGTTCGGCGTGCAACTGAGTAACTCACGGGCCTACCGAGGTGATGATAAAGCGATCTGCGAGCGGTTCTTCAACACAATTCAGAGTCAGTTCCGGCCTTACGTGGGGGGTGTAGTGGAGCCGGTGAATGGTAAGAAACGCATCGGTAAGCGCTATGAATTGGATGCAGTGCTGAACCTTTCTGAGTTCACAAAAATGCTGATCAACCTGGTTGTTGTCTATAACACCCAGCATGTTATTGAAGGCTATGACCTTGCGCCCGATATGCCAGTAGACCTGCCATCAATACCGTTGGATCTATGGAATTGGGGAATCCAGAACCGCACCGGCAAGCTCCGGTTATGTGACGAGAGTTTAGCTCGAATTAACCTTTTGCCCTATGAAAATGGAACAGTGTCTCAGGTGGGCATTACCCTCAAAGGTCTTGTTTATACCTGTCGGGAAGCAATTACAGCAGGTTGGTTTGATCGCATCCGCCAGAACCGGCCATCAAAAGTTGAAGTTGCCTTCGATCCCAGGCGAACCAATACGGTCTATCTGAGACCCGACAAAACGTTTGAGAATTATTGGGTGTGCGAACTTTCGGACAGAAGTCGCAAATTTCGCGATATGAGTTTTATGGAAGCCGCTGGCGTGCTCAAAGCTATGGGCCGTACGAAAGCGACCGCTCGACAAGCTGAGGAGTATCGAAAGCCGGATTCACTGGCCGACGTTGAACAAATTGTTGCGACTGCCAAGAAACGACAAAAAATCAATAAGTCATCAGCCAGCGATTCAGCGCGGCTCCGTGGAATACGGGACAATCGCGTGACAGAAAAAGAGACCGAAAGAGACCAAAGTGCTATTAGAAATAATAATCAGGTCAAGCGAGACCGCCCAGCCGATGTAGTGCCTTTCCGCTCTCAAAAAACGCCCTCAAATGAGGGCATAGACTACCCCGATTTGGATGCTTTCTTGGAGGACGATGATGATTAA